The Arachis hypogaea cultivar Tifrunner chromosome 19, arahy.Tifrunner.gnm2.J5K5, whole genome shotgun sequence genome has a window encoding:
- the LOC112777205 gene encoding putative F-box/FBD/LRR-repeat protein At1g78760 — protein MDTISDLPDCILLHILSFLPTKTVFLTTVLSRRWTHLCHHLQHLHFDQNQFRNRNTWSDFSAKKRFLDIVNWILSRHKAPPIRTFRLTCDLNQSDEYTVEWFIRKVLGPNLEELNLQLSSNCCSDPKVAIPNGVFSCTSLVTLRLNGCHVRIPPPSAPSCRYHLPSLKTLQLYYVKISDGNLEEILSHCTALETLILGHVRQSFVKVQLSICFPSLKSLHFKSFYGDALRLLVIDTPSLKRLDIQFVSWFHEIRVRNLHNVDEASINIAQQSIVLEFLVELCRIRILELGFLTVDFLPEVPPHRIPEFTCLHTLELTVRCFDTRYIMNMLQKCPILKLLAIVFIITNHKMVFHVLMFKL, from the coding sequence ATGGACACCATCAGCGACTTGCCGGATTGTATACTGTTACacatcctctccttcctccctaCCAAAACCGTCTTCCTCACCACCGTCCTCTCTCGCCGCTGGACCCACCTCTGCCACCACCTCCAACACCTCCACTTCGACCAAAACCAATTTCGAAACCGCAATACTTGGTCAGATTTCAGTGCAAAAAAGCGATTTCTCGACATTGTTAATTGGATTCTCTCCCGCCACAAAGCGCCGCCAATTCGAACCTTTCGTCTCACCTGTGACCTAAATCAATCCGATGAATACACTGTGGAGTGGTTCATTAGAAAGGTTTTAGGGCCAAACCTCGAGGAATTGAACCTCCAACTCTCCTCCAACTGTTGCTCCGATCCCAAAGTCGCTATTCCCAACGGCGTTTTCAGCTGCACTTCCCTCGTGACTCTCCGTTTAAACGGATGCCACGTAAGAATCCCTCCGCCTTCTGCCCCGTCGTGCCGTTATCACTTGCCATCGCTCAAGACACTGCAATTGTATTATGTCAAAATCTCTGATGGTAACTTGGAGGAGATTCTCTCTCACTGCACTGCTCTTGAGACTCTTATTCTTGGCCATGTCCGTCAATCCTTCGTGAAGGTCCAATTGAGTATTTGTTTTCCTTCTTTGAAGAGTTTGCACTTCAAATCTTTTTATGGTGACGCTCTTAGATTGCTTGTTATAGACACACCATCTCTTAAACGTCTTGATATCCAATTTGTGTCGTGGTTTCACGAGATCCGTGTTCGCAACTTGCACAATGTGGATGAAGCCAGTATCAACATTGCTCAGCAATCCATTGTGCTCGAGTTTCTTGTGGAGCTTTGCAGGATAAGGATTTTGGAACTGGGTTTTTTAACGGTTGATTTTTTGCCTGAGGTTCCTCCGCATCGTATTCCAGAGTTTACCTGTTTACATACGCTAGAGCTTACTGTTAGGTGTTTTGACACCAGATACATAATGAATATGCTTCAGAAATGTCCCATTCTTaaacttcttgctattgtttttatcATTACTAATCATAAAATGGTATTTCATGTTCTCATGTTCAAGCTATGA
- the LOC112775994 gene encoding protein MAIN-LIKE 2-like → MRRQQGMRLDERYVPYLHMAGLYHLARMNDRWFRLDEPLVSAFVERWRPETHTFHMPFGECTITLQDVAYQLGLPVDGRDRFPDVIQGGRPAWVWFQELLGVLPPANQIQKFAVNCTWFQETFGECPKGADEETVRRYARAYIMMLLGTRLFAEKSGNRIHIRWLPYVARLEEMGGYSWGSTALAWLYRCMCRVTNKHVVKLAGPLQLLQSWIFWCFPGFRPGGYDTFSWPLASRWSGHNPSGSEKGPRVQMWRLRIDLLQSTDFIWMPYSSPDVLQVVHPEVLEPRHTTLWRCVTSLEPPPASWHPSPKMKSAEAMISGSTSSSSGSSNIASPRPTGAAHCKEVGTKSPTPTSPPPL, encoded by the exons atgcggcggcagcagggcatgcgactCGACGAGAGGTACGTCCCGTACCTGCATATGGCCGGattataccatcttgcaaggATGAACGATAGATGGTTCAGATTGGATGAGCCTCTTGTCAGTGCTTTCGTCGAGCggtggcgtccggagacgcacacaTTCCACATGCCGTTCGGGGAGTGCACCATCACACTACAGGACGTGGCGTACCAGCTGGGCTTGCCGGTCGACGGACGTGACAGATTTCCAGATGTAATCCAGGGTGGCCGTCCAGCCTGGgtgtggttccaggagttgcttgGTGTGTTACCTCCTGCGAACCAAATTCAGAAGTTCGCAGTGAACTGCACCTGGTTCCAGGAGACTTTTGGAGAGTGCCCGAAGGGAGCCGACGAGGAGACAGTGAGGCGCTATGCtcgtgcctatatcatgatgCTGTTGGGCACTCGGTTGTTTGCCGAAAAGTCCGGCAATCgtattcacatcagatggctaccCTACGTGGctaggcttgaggagatgggtggCTACAGCTGGGGGTCGACAGCACTAGCGTGGTTGTAtcggtgcatgtgccgagtgaCCAACAAACATGTGGTGAAGTTAGCCGGCCCGTTACAGTTACTTCAGTCCTGGATCTTTTGGTGCTTTCCTGGGTTTAGACCTGGTGGGTATGATACGTTCAGCTGGCCCTTGGCGTCAAG GTGGTCAGGTCACAATCCTTCTGGTAGCGAGAAAGGACCTCGAGTGCAGATGTGGAGGCTGAGGATAGACCTGTTACAGTCCACGGAT TTTATCTGGATGCCATATAGCTCTCCCGACGTCCTTCAGGTTGTGCACCCTGAGGTGTTGGAGCCTCGTCATACGACGTTATGGCGGTGTGTGACGTCGTTGGAACCCCCTCCCGCCTCATGGCATCCGagtccaaagatgaaaagtgcagagg CAATGATATCCGGCTCCACATCATCATCGTCTGGATCATCCAACATTGCATCTCCAAGACCAACCGGTGCAGCACACTGTAAAGAGGTCGGCACAAAATCCCCTACTCCAACCTCTCCGCCTCCACTATAG